One Stigmatopora argus isolate UIUO_Sarg chromosome 20, RoL_Sarg_1.0, whole genome shotgun sequence genomic region harbors:
- the LOC144065557 gene encoding uncharacterized protein LOC144065557 isoform X1 gives MSARTQRPKLQEELFEVKQEHSTHEQSTVCNITHEKVVLHRLEGFRNDLGADGQESVDLEGEVELPQIKEEEPEFPQQQMGDEQHPIKREEDHFTWSLGEFVKREYVLGVASGGAEPANTTTWPLIKEEREFPQQQMGDEQLPIKKEEDHFTWSPGESMKRDYLVVASEGAEPANSTTWPLIKEEEPEFPQQCKREEQPPIKNECVKWSTIEPFKSEDDLGVANRGAELLSGSSTEGWRAEHLFAPLSDGNDLHFDDDDVEDVKKNPSGYKLCKCFQCGKIFGKKSNLKRNMWSHIGENPLCTICGKKNTHKGKFKMHTRTHMVDKLFSCSVCGQTFTQKGHLNSHARTHTGEKPFSCSVCGQTFTRKDNLNLHTRTHTGEKPFSCSVCGQAFTEKGTLLRHARTHTGEKPFSCSVCGHTFTQKETLKRHTRTHTGEKPFSCPVCGQTFTRKTSLISHARTHTGEKPFSCSVCGKAYSQKQDLQKHTRTHTSEKPFSCSVCGQTFTRNDNLNLHTRTHTGEKPFSCSVCGQAFTEKGTLLRHARTHTGEKTFSCSVCGHTFTQKETLKRHTRTHTGEKTFSCPVCGQTFTRKTSLISHARTHR, from the coding sequence gtttcagaaatgatcttggtgcggatgggcaggagtctgttgaccttgaaggggaagttgagctcccccaaatcaaagaggaggaaccagagttccctcaacaacaaatgggagacgagcaacatccaatcaaaagggaggaagatcatttcacctggtcacttggtgagtttgTGAAGAGGGAatatgttctgggcgtggccagtggaggggcagagcctgcaaacaccacaacatggcccctaattaaagaggagcgagagttccctcaacaacaaatgggagacgagcaacttccaatcaaaaaggaggaagatcatttcacctggtcaccaggtGAGTCCATGAAAAGGGATTACCTGGTCGTGGCCAGcgaaggggcggagcctgcaaacagcACAACATGGCCCCtcattaaagaggaggagccagagttccctcaacagtgcaaaagagaagagcaaccgccaatcaaaaacgaatgtgtcaaatggtcaactattgagcctttcaagagtgaagatgatctgggcgtggccaacagaggggcggagcttctgtccggcagctcaacagaaggatggcgagctgAACATTTatttgctcctttatcagatggcaacgacttgcattttgacgatgatgatgttgaagatgttaagaaaaatcccagtggctacaaactctgcaaatgctttcagtgtgggaaaatctttgggaaaaagtctaatttgaaaagaaatatgtGGAGCCACATTGGAGAGAATCCATTATGTACaatttgtggtaaaaaaaatacacacaagggaaaatttaaaatgcacacaagaacccacatggTTGACAAActtttttcatgctcagtttgtggtcaaacattcacacagaagggacacttaaatagtcatgcaagaacacacacaggtgaaaaaccattttcgtgttcagtttgtggtcagacatttacacggaaggataatttaaatcttcacacaagaacccacactggtgaaaagccattttcgtgttcagtttgtggtcaagcatttacagagaagggaaccttattgaggcacgcaagaacccacactggtgaaaaaccattttcgtgttcagtttgtggtcacacatttacacaaaaggaaaccttaaaaaggcacacaagaacccacactggtgaaaaaccattttcgtgtccagtttgtggtcagacatttacacggaagaccagcttaattagtcatgcaagaacacacacaggtgaaaagccattctcgtgttcagtttgcggtaaagcctattcgcaaaagcaagatttacaaaaacacacaagaacccacactagtgaaaaaccattttcgtgttcagtttgtggtcagacatttacacgGAACGATaatttaaatcttcacacaagaacccacactggtgaaaagccattttcgtgttcagtttgtggtcaagcatttacagagaagggaaccttattgaggcacgcaagaacccacactggtgaaaaaacattttcgtgttcagtttgtggtcacacatttacacaaaaggaaaccttaaaaaggcacacaagaacccacactggtgaaaaaacattttcgtgtccagtttgtggtcagacatttacacggaagaccagcttaattagtcatgcaagaacacacaggtga